The Falco rusticolus isolate bFalRus1 chromosome 4, bFalRus1.pri, whole genome shotgun sequence genome includes the window GtcaccctcctccccagcactggTCCTCTTCCCTTTGGGATTtggcagtattttcttcttcctggcaCTGGCTTGGCTCAAGTAGGAGAATACCCCCTTGCCTCCACCGGAGAGCTGCGCATCGCTGATGGGGAGCCCCCCAAGAGCCATGGAACCGTCCTCTGGGGTGTCGGGGGGAATGTCACCCCAAGACGTGGCCCTGTGCAGCGCCTGGCTGGGCAGCACGGGCCCTTTCGGGATGTCACGGCCCCGTGTCAACAGGATGCCGGTCCCTGTCCACCCTggggcagctttccagctccAGGCTCCCTCCCTGAGGAGGGACGTGGGCGAAGCGGGGTGGTGGGGACTGTGGTGGGAAGTGGGTCCCATCTTGTCCCCATcgccccgccccggggctcAGTACCCTGATGTAAAGGAGCCGTTGGAGGTTTCAGTGTAGAAACAGGTACTGTGGGATGTACTGGTGAGGCTGTAGGCAAAATATGCCACGGCTGAGCCCAGCGTCAGGCCTGTCATGTAGGACACGGTCATGGTGTTCCCTGCAGGAAGGGACATGGGTGTCAGGGTGCTCTGGCCACCCTGCATGGGACTCCCGAGAGGGCTCGGTCCTACCTGCCAGCTCCCGCTGCTCAGGGCTCACTTTGCCGGCAGCCAGGATCATGGGGACGCTGCCGAAGTAGCCGTTGGTGATGCCCATCAGGAGGGAGAAGATACAGGGCCAGGCGGGGTGGCCAAAGGTGGGCCTCCCATTGGGGTAGACACACATGATGAAGAGGGGGATGAAGACCACACGCAGGCAGGAGTAGACGAGGAGATGGGTCCCTTTCCAGTTGTagggcagggcagccaggaTCTGCAGCAAGGGTCAGACAGcatgctggggtggggggcaacATGGTGCCCGAAATGGGGCAACAAGGAGGAGATGAGATGGTGCAAAGACCAACTGCTGCAGGAGCCCCACCTCGGCCATGCCAGTGAGCAACCTCACGCCCATTAGATACCCATGGGTGGAGATGACAACTTGGTGGAGCCAAGTGGCTTTGAAAGAGGGCACAAAAAGGAGGCAGGCCCCCACCACGCTGGTGGTGGCCTCTCTCCTACCTTGCCGACGAAGTCGGAGAGGTTGAAGATGGCCATGATGAGGATGGGGAGCCATTCCCCCAGTGTGCAGTTGTGGATCTCCGACTCCAGCCCAGGAAAGAGGCACAGCGTGATGAAGTAGGTCATGGCGATGGAAAGCATGTAGGCCCAGATGAGCCGGGACACGACGTAGCGGTGGAGCAGCATGTCTGGCAGGGAtgggcagcacagctcagccgAAACCTGCAGCCCTCCCCTTGCAGAGCCCGACAGTCTTGCCTGCACCCAAAGGGTGGCTTCCAAAGATGAGGTTGTCCCATGGTTTTGGGCAAATTGAGAAGGGGATGACCCTTCCCCAACACCCTGGGCCACCAATTGCTCATTCCACCCCATAAAATGCTCCACAACCATTCCATTGGCCATGGCTTGCCCCTCAAGCCCACCACCAACCTCTGAAGCTGGGCCAGCTCCTCTTGATTTTGGGCCGAGGGACGTCGAAGCGCATGTAGGTGCCGCTGCCAGCGAGCTCAGCTTCGAGGCCcgggctgccctggggggggcTCGGCTGCCCCCGCTGCCGGTTCtcctgggtggggggagaagggatGCCAGTGCTGAGCTCCAGTGGCAAGAGGGaccccaggagccagcagggaaCCCCCCACCCCTTACAAATTTGGCTTACAAATCGGACATCCTCAGCGGTGACATCGTGGTGAACGCGGTAGCCTGTCCCATGGTCACCAGCCCCCCGGGTCTCGGGGAGACccttgcaggagcaggctgtgtAGTAGCGGACGAAGCGGGTGCGCTTCACCAGGAGGTGGAGGATGAAGCACGTCAGCTCCATGCCAATGGAGATGAAGAAGAAGATGACCGTGTTCGCCTTCTCgtctgacagcagcagcttggtAAAGATACGACTGAGCGAGATGATGACCCCGGCAGTGCCTGGTGGCATGGGAGAGCTATCGGCACTGGGTCCCGCTGAGCCCTGTGGCTCAGGGACCCCCGTCAGCCCCCACCATGTGGATGTGATGCCTCCAGGTGTGGAGGAGCTACCAGCAGTGATTTTGGGTTGATGAAGCTGGCTCCTGGCAGACATCCCGCCCCCCCAGCTCAGCGAGGCAGTGCAGCGGGTCTTGCAAGTGATTTAGAAACCATTAATCACCCCATTATGCTGGGGAGCACCCTGGGGAGTCCCTGATCTGCTGGCAACCcggctgggctgtgctggggactcACTGGGGCTCCCGGAGAAGGCACAGGAGGGTCCCCCCGAGCAAGCCCATGTGGTCAGACGTGGACGCGGGCAATGGACACAGGTACTTACTCTCGCCAGTCATCACTCCCTGCGTGTAGCGCTTGGGCAGCAGCCCCGTGTAGCCGTAGAAGCTGGATTGCTGCACTTCAGGAGAGACACACcaaggggagaaggagggatTATTGCTGCAGCCGAAACGCCGGACAGGGGGAAGAAACCCCAGTGGGAGCCCATGCGTGGTGCCATCCGGGAGCTGCATCCTTCCCAAACAGCCGCTGCAGCACCCGAAGCCTCCTTGCCACAAAGGCAGGGAGGCTTGTTGTCCTCCCTGGATGCCCCACCACGGCTGTTCCCACTGGCCACGAGGTGCAGAGGCTTGGGAAGCCACCATGGCAGCCCAGCTGAGAGCAAAGCCATTGTGGTGGCCCAGATCAGCGGTGTTGGGGACCAATGCAGCGCACTAGTCCCACAGTGCTTGGACAGAGGtggaggggatggagcagggacACAAGGGTCACCTTCATAGCAATCAGAGCAAGAGCTTGTCGCAGGAGACCATGGCTCTTGGGGATGGGAATGGttgccccccagcaccagccgcTGTCCCACATACCTGTGCAGCCAAAGGCCACCACCCCGACAGCAACCAGGTTGATGGCGTAGGCTTGCCTGCGAGTGAAGAGCTCCAGCCAGACGTCACAGATGCTGACAAAGAGCAGGGGCCCCAGGGCAAAGAGGTAGCCTGCAGGTGGGAAACAGAGGTGGGTGGTGGGACAGCACAGGGAGTGCCAAGGGGCATGGGGACCTCCACTCACCCACAGAGATCCGGGTGTGCAAGCTCAGCAGCTCCACCAGTGCATTGTTGAGGATGACGGCCGCCAAGGCCACCAGGATGTAGGTGAGGCTCATGTCGAAGACGATGGAGGTACCTGCAGAGGGTTTAAGCATTGGATGACAGGGATCTGGCTCCCCTGGAAGCATAGCCCACCTCTCCCCAAGTTTGGGGTGGCTGAGAAGTGCTGCAGATGCTGGAGACCTACCTGGGTATTTATGGTGCAGGTAGTCCACATCGGTGATAAAGCTGTTGTATGGCAGGAGGaatcccaccccagccagcagcatggcAAAGTAAATCCCATGGTATCGATCCTGGGGCTCAGGATCCTCTGAAACTGCTccaaaaagggaaggaaagagtaAGATACATGAcagtggcactgctgcagccgTGGGACCTGCACCCATATCCTCAGGGCTATGAATGATGCTTCCACATCCTTTATGGCAGACGAGGCTGTCCCACCCACAGCAAGCAGCCCAGTGCCCTGCAGATCTCACAAACAACCCCAGCCCTGAGAAACTCCTTCCCTAAATAAAGGCGTTGCAATGTGAGACCCAGGAGACAGGAAAACACCCAGGCTTCATGGGGTTAATGAGTTTTAATTGCAGTCAAATAACGTGAGAGCCAGGCAGAGTAGGTAACAGGCAAAGTCAAGGCGCAGGAGGGgttgaggggggtgggggtggacaGGCTGCCTCAGATGTGGAGCAGGGCTGAGGTGAATCCCGTGAGCATCCCTGAGACCTGCACGGGAAGGGCgaagctgcaggctgggcacGAGCCAGGGCATGAACGCTCAGCTCCTGGCCAGCCTGCAGAGCCCACCGCCGTGGGATGCTGTGGCAGCTCACATGGGTACAAACAGGTCCAAAAAAGGCATTAGGCAATCTCGGGGCATTTTGGGCCATTTGTGGCTATTAAACCCACCCCAGGAAGCTGCTAAATGGGTGGGAAACCAACAAGGAACGCAGCTCCTGGTCAGGGCCGTGCCTGCCCTTACCTGGCTCCATGAAGGTGAGGACGCCCTTGGCCTGGCTGCCCCGCTGCAGCtcatcctcctccagctggtAGCTGTCGAAGCTGAAGCTCATCACCACGTTGCCCTCCGGTGTCcctgctgggctcagctccTTGAAGCGCTCGGCTCCCACCGAGCCCATGGTGGCCACCCTGGGAGGGAGAGCGGTGACACCCCCGGGGTGCACAGCTGGGTCACGGCTCCTCTGTCGCCCCCCCCTTGGGCATCATCCCCGGGTGATGCCAAGGGTCTGCAAGGGATGGATGGTGGGTGGGTGGCCCTGAGCATTCACCACCTCACCATATCCCTCTGGCTACTGTGTTTTTTCCACCTGGAAAGATGCTTTCCCCGAGAAGAGCAGGGATCCCTCGgcctgctgggcaggaggatggATGTGGTGTGGGGAGCAGTGATCGGAGGGATCCACGTGAGCCACCCCGGAGGCACAGCGCTcgccccagcccagctcagcacctACTGGGATGCTACCAATACCAAACGCTGCTGCGATTTCCAAAAGCAATTAAGAGAAATTAATGGGTGAAAGCCACTCATGgagggaggctgctggggaagaTGCCGGCTGCCTTGGGAAGCCCTTgttccctgcaggcagcagatggTTCCTCTGGTCTCTGCcctttttcagcatctctgctgcccaaggctggggcagagccacTGGCAGGAGCAGACACACTCCCACAGCCTTTTCAGGGAGAGGATGGGATGCGACCTGGCTTTTCAGGTGAGCATTTTGGATTTGCTTCTCTGAGGGAACACAGCAAGCAGGGAGATGttcagggagctgctggagggaccCCAGCAGCATGCCAGAGAGGGGCTGCACCAAATACATCCCAAAATGAGCTCCCCAAACACCTGGCATCCTCCAGCAACCCTACCAGAGCCACCCAAAACACAGTTCATCCCTCCAGTTCCACCCCAGGCCAGGCCCGGGGGAGCAGCCCGGGGCGGTGGGGGTGCCGCTCTGTATTACCGGTGCCAGTCGCTAGATGCCAGCCTGCCTCCGTGCCCACGGACCACCCAGCCGgccggggggggtgggaaaaatcacaaaaattcTCCTCCAAGGCAGCAGGTTGAGGCAGGCAAGGGAGGGAAAATCGATGCTGGTTATTTCTGTGGTCTCCCTGCCAGACGTGGCGCTTGCAGGAGCAGAGAGGCTTTGCGGCATCTCCCTGGCTGCCAAGATGGGCGAGATGCTGGGGGgccctggggtgggcagcaaATGTGGTGCCCACAGACCTCGTGAGTGCAGCCCTAAAGCCCAAAATACATCTTCTCGCCGCAGGGACAGGTGGCACGGagcagcatggcacagcccGATGCTGCGCAGAGGCCACAGTGCTGGTAGGGGCCtggatggggccaggctggggtcCCCACCCTGTGCCATGCCGGGGGGGCCCCAGGACCTCCCTATCCTGGAGCCCCGTGGGCAGGACAACCCAGCAGGGCACGTTTTGGCTGGGGACACCACTCCATCCCACTGCTCACAAAGGAGCTGGCTGTGATCCCCTTCACCAAGCACCCTTCTGTGCCTGATGCTACCCCAGGCGCTAAAACCCAGTGGGAGGCATCTCCCAGGATGCCGGGAAAGCCTGTTGCAGGGTTTTTCCATAGCGGAGATCCCAGCTGGAGAACACGCCGGCTGGAAACACCCCGTACCTACTGTGACCCAAACTTCCAGGGGCCGGGAGCGGAGCGGGATGCGCTgcacaggcacagggctggACCAGCCCTCCGGCCCCCGCCTGCTCCGAGCATCCCTGCATCGCGGTAAAGCggcttttcccctccctccagctttACACCCGTCTCCGCGGTGTAAACTTggcccctgccgccccccccggccccagcgggggaggggaggggggtccTCCATCACGGCCAGGGGTGGTAGGACAGAGAACCTGCAGGGCCGGGCAGAGCGGGGgagccccccgctgccccccagtGCCGGCTGAGCCCCGGGCACCGCAGCACCCCCCCACGCCCCTCCCGCGGGCAGAGAAACGGTTTTTGCTCTGGCAAAAGGCCCCCCCGACATCTTGCAAGCAGCGAAGTTGCAATAACCGAGGGGCAGCCAACCCCCCGCCCAGGCTGGGGCATCCCTCCTCggtggagggagagggggagatCCCGTGCCCGGCCGCGCCCGGGGCAGGATGCGGGGCAGcccggggaggagggagggcagggggctgggggggggcggtgtgAGGTGTCTCCCCGCAGCTCGCCCCGCACGCAGCCGGGCCCGGCCGTGCCCAACAGGTCGGCGGCGGCTCTTACCTCGCTCCGCCGCGGCGGCTCTGCGGCAtcggcgctgccccggccccgctcagcgccgccggccgccggcccccggccccgccatgCCGGAGCCTccgccgggcagcgggggcgCGCAGCGGGGGCGCgcagcggggggtgggggggcgcgggggagcGCGCAGGGGGCCGCCGGCGGCGGGTGCGGCGGCTGCGAtcgcggagcggagcggaggcggccccggccctgccTCCCGCCCGCATCCCCCCGCCTCCCTTCACTCCTCCTCCGCCCCCCGGGGGGCCTGGCAGCCGGGGAGCCCcaggcccccccgcccccagcagccccggcccccgggCGGGAGGTGTCTCTAGCCAACAGAGCACATTCATACCCCTGTCTATAGGTACCCTCCATAGGTACTGCCCATAGGCACCACCTGTAGGCCCTTTAGGGTGGTTTTGAAGGCCTGGAGCTAATTGCAAAGAGATTAATTAGAAAGAAAGCCCAGGTCATTTCATTTAGGACAGGAGCTTTGCAGGGACAGGGTCCTTCCAGACCTGGAAAGGGGCTTGGCAGGGTCAGCATGAGCTGTCCGATGGATGACAGATGGACAGAATAGATGGATAGAAGGATAGATAGTTGGACAGACAGCAGCCttgatggatggatggatggatggacagaaGGACAGATGGATGGGTGGGTTGCAGCTTTGGCTGGCAGAACGCAGCAATCCCACAGCTTTTGGGGGAAGCAAGTGGGGGGGTCTCTGTTCCCCAACATACCCAaggggtgggagcagaggaggaagggaacagTGTGGGACAGTGGGGACATCTGTCCAGTGAGAGGACGTGTGTCCCTGAGGAGGGTACTCCAGGCAGGGATGTCATGGGTGTCACCACCCTCCTGAGCTGGGTGAGCTGGCCAAGGCCGCAAGCAAAATCACAGGGATTTgatgctgttgtttttctctcGCAGGAGCAGCAAAGTGCAGGGGACACAGAGCAGGTGCCCCCTTCCACCAAGGACTGGGTGAGGGCCCTGGGGGACCAGCCCTTGCTGGGCTTTCCCCACCTGGAGCATGGGAGGACGGTGGCTGTGGGAGGGAGAGGTACTGTCCCTGCTCACACGCCATGGCTGCAACGCGCCGGGCTGTGAATTAGGATCTCGCAGTCAATAAATGCTGTGTTGTATAAATCAGTGTGTAGGGCCGGCGGGATGCGCTGCTGCCACTCACACCAAAGGAAATTAGAGACAAAACCGGCTGTGCCTCCTCAGCCGCCCTTCTGccgggagcagggctgagcGAAAGGTCTCTCACAAATTCATCgcagggaagaaaacaggccAGGTGGAAATTTCCATCTTCTCTCCTTGGCTGAAGTAGCTGGAGTTTGGCTCAGAGCAAACTAGACTGCTGTGCTGAGTTCTGCCTGGAGCCAGGGGCTCAgctttccctgctcccccttGTCTGAGCACCCGCACAGCTCAGCGCACCAGTGCAAGGCAGGGACTTTTTGGGCTGCTcgttttggttgggtttgttcAGCTCTAATTTAGTAGCGTCACTGTAAAATCTCAAAGCACCTCACTCCTCTTGGGGTATgccccctctccctgcaccaGATTCCATCACCCCTTCCAGGTACTTTGGAAATTTAAGAAAAGGGGGTGACTGTGGTGGGGGTTCCCTgactgtgcctgctgctggttgGCACCCAGATGGTGCAAGTGCTCTACAAAAAGAGCAGGATGAGCTGAAGCATATGTGCGCTCGCCTTTTCACGGCTCGCCGGCAAggccctgctgctctgtgctcacCAGGCAGCATTACTCAATGCCTTCCGCAGGGATTCTCCCTGcgagctgctgctccccatcctGAAGCCACAGCTACGGagccaggggagggggggaggtgGCCCTTAAAAATGACTGAGCCCAGGGTAGCATCTCTGCTCCCCAATGCTCTCTGAGCCACTGGGAGATGCTGCGACCGAACACCTTGTGCCAAAGAACAAGCCCCTGACTTTTACCATCTACAATCATGACCTCTTGATCCCTGTTCTGGGGAACGAGGGGGTTTCCTTGCTTCTGCTGTGGGTGCAATGGGGACATGCTGGGGTACCTGAAGAAACTGCTGTGGCTTGGAGGGCTAGGGGGGACCACAGGGAGGCGAACCTATCAGGGTGAACTTCTCAGAGtgctttttctctgattttcccATCCCTAAGGGCAGCGTTAGACCCAAACCACACTGTCTGCCCTCCCAAGGTGCCCCACCGAGCATGAGCAGGCTCTGCCCAATGAGGGTatgggggcagggggtcccGTAAGCTGGGCTTTCCCTGAGTTCTGCTGGGCTCTTCAATTTTTTACACTGGCCCTGAATAATTCAGCCTTGATGTAGCTGGCTCGAGGTTGGTGAGCTTGGATGCTCCTTGGGTTTCTGCTTGACCCACTTTAACAGCCAGGAAAACCTGCCAGGCGTGATGCTCCAGGTGCAATGGGGCAAAGCTGACCCAGACACCCTGGTCCCCGTGGCAGGAGGGACATCCCACCCAAGCCCCATCCTGGAGTCTCTCCCTGCAACTCCACACCCAACAATGTGGGCCACAGAGCATCCCTCACCCACACCACGGCTTTTTAGAGGTATTTTTGccttctccccttttcctgtctctctctGCTGTCCCACAGCTCCTGACACGAGTGGGTGCATCCCAGCAGTGTTTGCTGGATTATGAGGAGGGATTTGCTCCGCTCCATGAACCAGTTAACACTCTGTGGCCACCATGCCATGGCTCCTTGCTATTCAGAGACTCACCTTGCTTTCCTGGAGCCTGCTCGAACGCTGATTAATCCCGCCAGGCAGAATAAGACGCTGCTGATTCATTTGGCTCAGGGACGTTGGATTAGGATGGTCTCCAGAAATCCCCtgtactgttttttttcttgcccttcCAGCGGAGTCAGGTTTTATTAATCATTGCTGTTGTGGAGGTGAGAGGAAGGAGAGACCTTTCAGGTGTCTGCATTCCAGTGTACTGCCAAAACCCTCAAGCCCCAGCTTTAAACCCTTGGGGACCGTGGGAAGCAGCTGTTCCTTCTGTCCCCATTGTGGGCACAGCCACAATCCACCCCATGGTTGTTGTAGAGTAGCAAAACCCAACTCCTTAACCAAGCTGTGCTCACCCTGCCAGGGAGCTCCAGGCATTCTGTGCCCAATGCCGCGTCCCCTCTGCACCAGCCAGGGGGGTGACACTGTACCTGTGACTGCTGagcagggtgggggggcaggCAAAGATGAAACATCTGAGCTCCCCCCTCCCACACCCCCACGCTCAGGGCTCCCAGGAGTGCTGTGCATCcatctcttctgcttcacaggAAGGGGAGGCTGTTCCCAAGCCTGCAATCCCCTCTTGGAAAAGCTCCTTTAAATAGCATCGCAGCCTTCGCCATCCTTCCCCCAGGTctgctcccagtgcccaccaAGCGTGCCGTGCCAGCACCGGGAGCATCCTCAGCAGCGCCGGCTTTGCACGGAGACGGTGGAGATTAATCAGGGATGTTGTCTCTTGGCTGGAGTCACACTTGGGGATTAGCAGGGCCTGCAAGAAGCAGAGAGTAGCCAGGGAATTTATTTGATGCAAGTGGAGGGGTTTGTCACAATCCGattgcaggcaaacagaaatccctggtgctggcaggagctcGGCACTGGAAGCCACTGGGATTAACTGGGTTTTTCCCAAGCCTTGCAACAGGACTGAGGTGGGAGGAGGAACCACTCTTAAGTCCAAAACACTGGGTTTTAATGCTTCAGGGAGAtgcaggggctgagctgagcACCAGCTTTGGGGCACCTATCCCTCATCTTGAGGCCAAGGACCAACGTCCATGCGGATGCCCTGATTCTCCTGCAAGGGGTTACTCTGTACATCCCT containing:
- the SLC29A4 gene encoding equilibrative nucleoside transporter 4 isoform X1, with the protein product MPQSRRGGARVATMGSVGAERFKELSPAGTPEGNVVMSFSFDSYQLEEDELQRGSQAKGVLTFMEPVSEDPEPQDRYHGIYFAMLLAGVGFLLPYNSFITDVDYLHHKYPGTSIVFDMSLTYILVALAAVILNNALVELLSLHTRISVGYLFALGPLLFVSICDVWLELFTRRQAYAINLVAVGVVAFGCTVQQSSFYGYTGLLPKRYTQGVMTGESTAGVIISLSRIFTKLLLSDEKANTVIFFFISIGMELTCFILHLLVKRTRFVRYYTACSCKGLPETRGAGDHGTGYRVHHDVTAEDVRFENRQRGQPSPPQGSPGLEAELAGSGTYMRFDVPRPKIKRSWPSFRDMLLHRYVVSRLIWAYMLSIAMTYFITLCLFPGLESEIHNCTLGEWLPILIMAIFNLSDFVGKILAALPYNWKGTHLLVYSCLRVVFIPLFIMCVYPNGRPTFGHPAWPCIFSLLMGITNGYFGSVPMILAAGKVSPEQRELAGNTMTVSYMTGLTLGSAVAYFAYSLTSTSHSTCFYTETSNGSFTSGY
- the SLC29A4 gene encoding equilibrative nucleoside transporter 4 isoform X2, translated to MGSVGAERFKELSPAGTPEGNVVMSFSFDSYQLEEDELQRGSQAKGVLTFMEPVSEDPEPQDRYHGIYFAMLLAGVGFLLPYNSFITDVDYLHHKYPGTSIVFDMSLTYILVALAAVILNNALVELLSLHTRISVGYLFALGPLLFVSICDVWLELFTRRQAYAINLVAVGVVAFGCTVQQSSFYGYTGLLPKRYTQGVMTGESTAGVIISLSRIFTKLLLSDEKANTVIFFFISIGMELTCFILHLLVKRTRFVRYYTACSCKGLPETRGAGDHGTGYRVHHDVTAEDVRFENRQRGQPSPPQGSPGLEAELAGSGTYMRFDVPRPKIKRSWPSFRDMLLHRYVVSRLIWAYMLSIAMTYFITLCLFPGLESEIHNCTLGEWLPILIMAIFNLSDFVGKILAALPYNWKGTHLLVYSCLRVVFIPLFIMCVYPNGRPTFGHPAWPCIFSLLMGITNGYFGSVPMILAAGKVSPEQRELAGNTMTVSYMTGLTLGSAVAYFAYSLTSTSHSTCFYTETSNGSFTSGY